The Streptomyces sp. NBC_01298 genome contains the following window.
CCGACGAGGAACTGAGGCCCTTGCTCCTCCGCGTCGCCGAGGAGACGGCATGACGACGCTCACCGGCATGACGACGCTCACCGCCGCCGACGTCGCCCCCTCCCTCCTCCACGGGACGCTGGCCGTGGCCGCCCCCGTGGCGTTCTTCGCGGGACTGGTCTCCTTCCTCTCGCCGTGCGTACTGCCGCTCGTGCCGGGCTACCTCAGCTACGTGACCAGCCTGTCGGTCTCCGACCTGGCGGACGCCCGCGGCGGGCAGCGCAGCCGCATGGCGGCCGGCGCGGCGCTGTTCGTCCTCGGCTTCACGGCCGTACTGGTCTCCGGAGGCGCCCTGTTCGGGTACTTCGGCCGCACCCTGCTGGCCCACCAGGAGGCCGTCACCCGGGTGCTCGGCGCCTTCACCGTGCTGATGGGGCTGTCCTTCATGGGCTTCCTGCCGGGTTTCGCGCAGCGGGAGTTCCGCAGCCACCGGCGGCCCGTGCTCGGCCTGGCGGGCGCGCCGCTGCTGGGGGCGGTGTTCGCGGTCGGGTGGACCCCGTGCATCGGCCCGACACTGGCCGCCGTACAGGCGCTCGCCTGGAGCGAGGCCAGCGCGGCCCGCGGGGCCCTGCTGATGGCGGCCTACTGCCTCGGGCTGGGCCTGCCGTTCCTCCTGGCGGCCCTGGCCTTCCGCCGGACACTGGGCGCCTTCGGCCTGGTCAAACGGCACTACCAGTGGGTCTTGCGGACCGGCGGCGCAATGCTCGTCCTCGTCGGCCTCCTGCTGGCCACCGGGGTGTGGAACGACCTGGTGTACCGGCTCCAGTCGTGGAGCGCGGCGTTCACCACCGCCGTCTAGAACCGGCCCCGCCCATGTCCCGTCCTTTCCTCACGAAGGCACAGCCGATGAACGTTTCCCCGTACGCGAAGGACTCCCGCAAGGCCGGCGTCGCCGCGGCCCTGGTCGCCATGCTCTCCCTGGGCGCCCTCGCGGCATGCGGCGAGCAGCCCGCCGCGACCGGCTCCGCGACCGGCTCCGCGCCCGGCTCCGCGCCCGGCTCCGCGACCGGCTCCGCGCCCACGACGAGCTTCACCGAGAACGGCGTCACCGTCACGCTCTCCGTCTCCGACTGGCAACCACCGAGGGCCACCTTGACCGCGGTCTTCACCCCCGAGGAGAAGGGGTTCCACCTCTACAGCACCGATCTGCCGGCCACCGGAATCGAGGGCGTCGGCCGGCCGACCTCGCTGGCCGTCACCGGCGTGCTGCGGGCGGACGGGAAGCTGACGGCCGCGGCGGACGTACGGACGATCAGCGTGCCCGGCGTCGACGCCCCGGTCCCCGTCTACCCGGACGGCCCGGTCACCACCACCCTGCCCGTCCGCCTGGACGGCAGCGGGGACGCGACCGTACTGCTCGGGTACGCGAGCTGCAGTGCGCAGGAGGGCTGCACCATTCCGGTCTCCGACCGCCCCGTCCACCTGCACGTCACCGACGGGGGCCCGGCCTTCGGCGACCAAGCCGGCAACCAATAGGAACGAGCGTTCACCTAAGGTGTGCCCATGCCGAGCGTCCTGGTCGTCGAAGACGACCCCAGCATCCGCCAGTCACTCATCGAAGTCCTGACGGAGCACGGCTATGCCGTACGCAGCGCGGGCGACGGGTTCGGCGCCCTGCGCGAGGTCACCCAGTCACCCGTCGACGCGGTGGTCCTCGACCTGGGGCTGCCCGATCTGGACGGAGGAGACGCACTGCGCATGATCCGGGGCATCTCCTCCGTTCCCGTCCTGGTGGCCACCGCCCGCGACGACGAAGCGGAAATCATCCGGCTCCTCAACGCGGGCGCCGACGACTACCTGGTCAAACCCTTCTCCGGGGGACAGCTCATCGCACGCCTCTCCGCCGTCCTGCGGCGCACCAACCACCTGCCGCCGGCCCATGCCGCGCACGGCGGCGGGGGTGCGCGGCCGGCCCCCGCGGCCGAGCCGCTGCGCCCCACCACCGTGGGCGAGCTGGCGGTGGACCCCGGGGCGCGCACCGCGTACCTGTCCGGCCGCGAGCTGCGGCTCACCCGGCGC
Protein-coding sequences here:
- a CDS encoding cytochrome c biogenesis CcdA family protein encodes the protein MTTLTGMTTLTAADVAPSLLHGTLAVAAPVAFFAGLVSFLSPCVLPLVPGYLSYVTSLSVSDLADARGGQRSRMAAGAALFVLGFTAVLVSGGALFGYFGRTLLAHQEAVTRVLGAFTVLMGLSFMGFLPGFAQREFRSHRRPVLGLAGAPLLGAVFAVGWTPCIGPTLAAVQALAWSEASAARGALLMAAYCLGLGLPFLLAALAFRRTLGAFGLVKRHYQWVLRTGGAMLVLVGLLLATGVWNDLVYRLQSWSAAFTTAV
- a CDS encoding response regulator transcription factor, with the protein product MPSVLVVEDDPSIRQSLIEVLTEHGYAVRSAGDGFGALREVTQSPVDAVVLDLGLPDLDGGDALRMIRGISSVPVLVATARDDEAEIIRLLNAGADDYLVKPFSGGQLIARLSAVLRRTNHLPPAHAAHGGGGARPAPAAEPLRPTTVGELAVDPGARTAYLSGRELRLTRREFDLLAFLAHHTGQVVSKRRLLTEVWREPYVDDQTVDVHLSSLRRKLGERAAAPRYLLTVRGVGIKLVAPR